One part of the Procambarus clarkii isolate CNS0578487 chromosome 41, FALCON_Pclarkii_2.0, whole genome shotgun sequence genome encodes these proteins:
- the LOC123761244 gene encoding cuticle protein 7-like: MNKCTTPHTSAWRTTTAVGERGQEGPGERMVTVVLLMAVVATLAEPPPTYGQHPTHSPYKQPGMPHNFAYNVRDDYSGTNFGHSENSDGNTVRGSYNVDLPDGRKQTVKYEADHHKGFTANVEYYGEAQYAHQSGPAVTFKPQPSYHQPQPSYPPQPSYPPQPSYHQPQPSYPPQPSYQP, from the exons ATGAACAAATGCACCACACCTCACACATCTGCCTGGCGTACAACAACTGCTGTTGGAGAACGGGGACAGGAAGGTCCAGGAGAGAGGATG GTGACTGTGGTCCTGCTGATGGCGGTGGTAGCGACTCTGGCAGAACCCCCGCCTACCTACGGTCAACACCCTACTCATTCACCATATAAGCAG CCGGGTATGCCACACAACTTCGCATACAATGTTAGGGACGACTACTCCGGCACCAACTTCGGACACAGTGAGAACTCCGACGGCAACACCGTCCGTGGCTCCTACAATGTCGACCTTCCCGACGGACGCAAGCAAACG GTGAAATACGAAGCAGACCACCACAAGGGTTTCACTGCCAACGTGGAGTACTATGGCGAGGCCCAGTACGCCCACCAGTCCGGTCCGGCAGTAACATTCAAGCCCCAGCCATCATACCACCAGCCCCAGCCATCATACCCACCCCAGCCATCATACCCACCCCAGCCATCATACCACCAGCCCCAGCcatcatacccaccccaaccctcTTACCAACCCTAG